A genomic segment from Deinococcus sp. YIM 77859 encodes:
- a CDS encoding M23 family metallopeptidase yields the protein MKCPRLALLLAAALLLGGADAYTVKPGDTLYSIARAHGTTVAEIMRLNKLGGTTIAVGQTLRLPDKPPAAAPSGPLPPGTAQVAGLTVTAPASLRMGDAFVLRLSGPRAAAATVSFPSEVGEDVRLPNERLTPIGAAGEYVVLGRVVLGKTTPVTYEVRVGEDLVRGSIPVTGRGQLVQHLNLPRSISSRLEDPGRKAEEATVEQAYARRTPQAWTRPFQPAVMVKAQSSAFGQARTYVAGGPVLYHYGTDYPAPVGTPVLAVNDGTVVVAGKYPVRGGLVVIDHGAGVTSLYFHQSRVTVKVGQKVTRGQKIGEVGSTGLSAGPHLHLEIRVRGEGTDPAGWMNRIWPKEGSAQDSA from the coding sequence ATGAAGTGCCCCCGCCTCGCCCTTCTGCTGGCTGCCGCGCTCCTGCTGGGGGGGGCGGACGCGTACACCGTCAAGCCTGGTGACACCCTCTATTCCATCGCTCGCGCGCACGGCACCACCGTCGCGGAGATCATGCGCCTCAACAAGCTGGGGGGGACGACCATTGCCGTAGGGCAGACACTGCGGCTGCCGGACAAGCCTCCCGCTGCCGCTCCTTCTGGGCCGCTCCCTCCGGGCACCGCGCAGGTGGCGGGCCTCACGGTCACCGCACCAGCCAGCCTGCGGATGGGGGACGCCTTTGTGCTGCGCCTCAGCGGGCCGCGTGCGGCAGCCGCAACCGTGAGCTTTCCCAGCGAGGTCGGCGAGGATGTGCGCCTTCCCAACGAGCGGCTCACGCCCATCGGGGCGGCGGGTGAGTACGTCGTGCTGGGCCGCGTGGTGCTGGGCAAGACCACGCCCGTGACCTACGAGGTTCGTGTCGGCGAAGACCTGGTGCGCGGCAGCATTCCGGTGACGGGCCGGGGCCAGCTTGTGCAGCACCTCAACCTCCCGCGCAGCATCAGCAGTCGGCTCGAAGACCCCGGACGCAAGGCCGAGGAAGCCACGGTCGAGCAGGCCTACGCCCGCCGTACCCCTCAGGCCTGGACGCGGCCCTTCCAGCCCGCTGTGATGGTCAAGGCGCAGAGCAGCGCCTTTGGGCAGGCCCGTACCTATGTCGCCGGGGGGCCCGTGTTGTACCACTACGGGACCGACTACCCGGCCCCTGTGGGAACGCCGGTCTTGGCCGTGAATGACGGGACCGTGGTGGTGGCGGGCAAGTACCCCGTGCGCGGCGGCCTGGTGGTGATCGACCACGGAGCGGGTGTCACCAGCCTGTACTTTCACCAGAGCCGGGTGACCGTCAAGGTCGGCCAAAAGGTCACCCGCGGTCAAAAGATCGGGGAGGTCGGCTCCACCGGTCTCAGCGCTGGCCCCCACCTGCACCTTGAAATTCGGGTGCGTGGCGAGGGGACCGACCCCGCCGGGTGGATGAACCGCATCTGGCCAAAGGAGGGGAGCGCTCAGGACTCCGCTTGA
- the dtd gene encoding D-aminoacyl-tRNA deacylase has protein sequence MRALLQRVTRATCTVEGRVTGETGPGLLVLLGVAPEDTPATAQALAAKIAKLRVFGDEAGKMNRSVLDIGGGILSVSQFTLYADTRRGNRPGFSGAAAPDHARALYAEFNAALRACGLSVGEGVFGAHMVLDLTNDGPVTLLLDTAEG, from the coding sequence GTGCGGGCGCTGCTTCAGCGGGTGACCCGCGCCACCTGCACGGTGGAGGGCCGCGTGACGGGCGAGACGGGACCGGGTCTTCTGGTGTTGCTTGGGGTCGCGCCAGAAGACACGCCCGCCACAGCCCAGGCTCTTGCCGCGAAGATCGCCAAGCTCCGCGTCTTTGGCGACGAGGCCGGGAAGATGAACCGCAGCGTGCTCGACATCGGTGGGGGCATCCTCAGCGTCAGCCAGTTCACCCTGTACGCCGACACCCGGCGGGGAAACCGGCCAGGCTTCAGCGGGGCGGCGGCGCCCGACCACGCCCGCGCCCTGTATGCCGAGTTCAACGCAGCGTTGCGGGCCTGCGGTCTTTCCGTCGGCGAAGGCGTCTTCGGTGCCCACATGGTGCTTGACCTCACCAACGACGGGCCGGTCACGCTGCTGCTGGATACGGCGGAGGGCTGA
- a CDS encoding PaaI family thioesterase, which produces MPDLPTLEQLNAQGQGLLPGLIGIRFTHAEPGLLRSEVTVRPELLAPNGFLHAASVVALADTTCGYGTRMLLPRGASGFTTIELKSNHLSTAREGTITCEARAVHTGRTTQVWDAEVRSPSGKVMALFRCTQAVLYPQ; this is translated from the coding sequence ATGCCCGACCTCCCCACCCTCGAACAGCTCAACGCGCAGGGCCAGGGCCTTCTTCCCGGCCTGATCGGGATTCGCTTTACCCACGCCGAGCCGGGCCTGCTGCGCAGCGAAGTCACGGTTCGGCCCGAGTTGCTCGCGCCCAACGGCTTCCTGCACGCGGCGAGCGTGGTCGCCCTGGCCGACACCACCTGTGGGTACGGCACGCGAATGCTGCTGCCGCGGGGGGCGAGCGGCTTTACCACCATCGAACTCAAGAGTAACCATCTCTCTACGGCCCGGGAGGGCACCATTACCTGTGAAGCCCGTGCGGTCCACACCGGCCGCACCACCCAGGTCTGGGACGCTGAGGTCCGGAGTCCCAGCGGAAAGGTGATGGCGCTTTTCCGGTGTACGCAGGCCGTGTTGTATCCGCAGTAA
- a CDS encoding uracil-DNA glycosylase family protein — protein MTGVDVAALEALETRAKACTACRLRPGCTQVVVSDGAPAAPLVIIGEGPGGDEDRLGRPFVGRAGQLLDRILAAVNLTRQDAYFTNVVKCRPPGNRTPQPDEIEICTGLWLRPQLALLRPRVILTLGNTPTQFLLGTRQGITRLRGTWYPYRYPDNQGGRREALVMPMFHPAYLLRNDTRVRGGPKSLTWRDIREVAAVLRGEKAPEGLAPAVPPGEGQPTLF, from the coding sequence ATGACCGGGGTAGACGTGGCGGCGCTGGAGGCGCTGGAAACGCGGGCGAAAGCCTGTACCGCCTGCCGGCTGCGTCCCGGCTGCACCCAGGTGGTGGTCTCGGACGGCGCCCCCGCCGCTCCCCTGGTGATCATCGGAGAGGGGCCGGGCGGCGACGAGGACCGTCTGGGCCGCCCCTTCGTGGGCCGGGCTGGGCAGCTCCTCGACCGAATTCTGGCTGCGGTGAACCTGACGCGGCAAGACGCCTACTTCACGAATGTCGTCAAATGCCGTCCTCCCGGCAACCGCACGCCACAGCCCGACGAGATCGAGATCTGCACTGGGCTGTGGCTGCGGCCACAACTCGCCCTGCTGCGGCCCCGCGTGATTCTGACCCTGGGCAACACGCCGACCCAGTTTCTGCTGGGTACTCGTCAGGGCATCACTCGCCTGCGCGGGACCTGGTACCCCTACCGGTACCCGGATAACCAGGGCGGCAGGCGTGAGGCCCTGGTGATGCCCATGTTCCACCCCGCCTATCTGCTGCGCAACGATACCCGTGTGCGGGGAGGGCCCAAGAGCCTTACCTGGCGCGACATTCGTGAGGTCGCTGCCGTCTTGCGCGGTGAAAAGGCCCCCGAAGGGCTGGCGCCCGCTGTGCCGCCCGGAGAGGGACAGCCGACGCTGTTTTGA
- the serA gene encoding phosphoglycerate dehydrogenase codes for MTAPVLTSSDPSRTAPLRVLICDEMNPGDLSHEGFEIDYEGNLPREETLRRLPGYDALITRSRTKVDRELLEAAGHRLKVIGRGGVGVDNIDLEACSRRGILVLNAPESNNVSAAELAIMHLLAAARGLTRSDRLTRAGEWDRKFLGVELKDKTLGIVGLGRIGSIVADRAQGLRLKVVAYDPYVPENKFERLGVERAATLDELLSRVDFLTVHTPLTEETQGMIGARELALLKRGAIVVNAARGGIVQEAALVEALKSGHLFAAGVDVFVEEPPPADHPFLSAPNLGITAHLGANTFEAQERVGAEIVGRVLAALQGDVSRGAVNAPALDAKTLELLGGYLDLGEKLGRILAQLLPGAHDLEVTFRGEFPADPAPVVTAALVGYLSGSTDERPNLINARALAKERGLNLAVREEGDSPDYQTEVIVKVTSGQAGEKQRTRTVGGTVFGRSPRLTRLRDYRVELAPEGFILIASNQDRPGAVAKLSNLLGTWGINIAGMALGRAHKGGQALFTLTLDDGLTPEQLQAIRDLDVIDSAFLVRV; via the coding sequence ATGACGGCCCCCGTTCTCACCAGCTCGGATCCATCCCGCACCGCACCCCTGCGCGTGCTGATCTGCGACGAGATGAACCCCGGTGACCTCTCGCACGAGGGGTTCGAGATCGACTACGAGGGTAACCTCCCCCGTGAGGAGACGCTGCGCCGCCTTCCCGGGTACGACGCCCTGATCACCCGTAGCCGCACCAAGGTGGACCGCGAGCTGCTGGAGGCGGCCGGCCACCGCCTCAAGGTGATTGGGCGCGGCGGCGTCGGCGTGGACAACATCGACCTGGAGGCGTGCTCGCGGCGGGGCATCCTGGTGCTGAACGCGCCCGAGAGCAACAACGTCTCGGCGGCTGAGCTCGCGATTATGCACCTGCTGGCTGCCGCCCGTGGCCTGACCCGCTCTGACCGCCTGACCCGTGCGGGCGAATGGGACCGCAAGTTCTTGGGCGTAGAACTCAAGGACAAGACGCTGGGCATTGTGGGCCTGGGCCGCATTGGCTCCATCGTGGCGGACCGGGCACAGGGGCTGCGGCTGAAGGTGGTCGCCTATGACCCCTACGTGCCCGAGAACAAGTTCGAGCGCCTGGGTGTGGAGCGGGCCGCGACCCTGGACGAACTGCTCTCGCGGGTGGATTTCCTGACGGTCCACACGCCGCTGACCGAGGAGACGCAGGGGATGATCGGCGCGCGTGAGCTCGCGCTCCTGAAGCGGGGCGCCATCGTGGTCAACGCAGCACGCGGCGGTATCGTGCAGGAAGCGGCGCTGGTGGAGGCCCTGAAGTCGGGGCACCTTTTCGCGGCGGGTGTGGACGTCTTTGTGGAGGAGCCGCCCCCCGCTGACCACCCCTTCCTCTCGGCACCCAACCTGGGGATCACCGCCCACCTTGGCGCGAACACCTTTGAGGCGCAGGAGCGGGTAGGCGCGGAGATCGTGGGCCGGGTGCTGGCCGCCCTGCAGGGTGACGTGAGCCGGGGTGCGGTGAATGCCCCCGCCCTCGACGCCAAGACGCTCGAGCTTCTCGGCGGCTACCTCGACCTGGGCGAGAAGCTGGGGCGTATCCTGGCGCAACTGCTGCCCGGCGCGCACGACCTGGAAGTCACCTTTCGGGGAGAATTTCCCGCCGATCCCGCCCCGGTCGTGACCGCCGCCCTGGTCGGTTATCTCAGCGGCAGCACCGATGAGCGGCCCAACCTGATTAATGCCCGCGCACTCGCCAAGGAACGTGGCCTGAACCTCGCCGTCCGCGAGGAGGGGGACAGCCCCGACTACCAGACCGAGGTGATCGTCAAGGTCACGAGTGGCCAGGCGGGCGAGAAGCAGCGCACCCGCACGGTGGGGGGCACTGTCTTTGGCCGCAGCCCGCGCCTCACCCGCTTGCGTGACTACCGAGTGGAGCTGGCTCCGGAAGGCTTCATTCTGATCGCCTCCAACCAGGACCGGCCGGGCGCGGTTGCCAAACTCTCCAACCTGCTGGGCACCTGGGGCATCAACATCGCCGGGATGGCGCTGGGCCGCGCCCACAAGGGCGGGCAGGCCCTCTTTACCCTCACGCTGGATGACGGCCTCACCCCCGAGCAACTCCAGGCCATCCGCGACCTAGACGTGATCGATTCAGCGTTCCTGGTGCGGGTCTGA
- the aat gene encoding leucyl/phenylalanyl-tRNA--protein transferase codes for MPQAAFFLHHPDPLTREVARGYAEGAFLMDNGQGVRWYTVDRRALVPLTEAEGLHVARRLRRDLGRFEVRVDTAFPAVVEGCRGLLPGAPERDGEWISSSLAALYAHLYRSGLAHSFEVWQDGELAGGVLGLSLGGAFLAESKFHRVTNASKVALVRLAAHLHARGFTLLDAQLQTPHLARLGVYEVSGAEYRRRLQRALLQDVSVAPSGPETPPTAGSH; via the coding sequence ATGCCACAGGCCGCTTTCTTCCTGCATCATCCCGATCCCCTCACCCGCGAGGTCGCACGTGGGTACGCAGAGGGCGCTTTTCTGATGGACAACGGGCAGGGCGTGAGGTGGTACACGGTGGACCGGCGCGCGCTGGTGCCGCTCACCGAGGCGGAGGGCCTGCATGTGGCGCGGCGGCTGCGACGGGACCTGGGGCGCTTTGAAGTGCGGGTGGACACGGCCTTTCCGGCGGTGGTGGAGGGGTGCCGGGGCCTGCTGCCCGGCGCGCCCGAACGCGACGGCGAATGGATCAGCTCATCCCTCGCGGCCCTGTATGCACACCTGTACCGCAGCGGTTTGGCGCATTCTTTTGAAGTTTGGCAGGACGGAGAGCTGGCGGGCGGCGTTCTGGGGCTGAGCCTGGGCGGGGCCTTTCTCGCCGAGAGCAAATTTCACCGAGTGACGAATGCCAGCAAGGTTGCGCTCGTTCGGCTCGCCGCGCACCTCCATGCCCGCGGCTTTACGCTGCTCGACGCACAGCTTCAAACCCCGCACCTTGCCCGCCTGGGCGTGTACGAGGTGAGCGGCGCGGAATACCGCCGCCGCCTGCAAAGGGCCCTGCTCCAGGATGTCAGTGTGGCGCCGAGTGGCCCAGAAACGCCCCCCACAGCAGGTAGCCATTGA
- a CDS encoding Nramp family divalent metal transporter, with the protein MTARAAEVLAQPQRRGLSRIVPFLGPAVIASIAYMDPGNFATNIQGGAQFGYTLLWVILTANLMAMLIQNLSAKLGIASGKNLPEVIRERWPRPLVWLYWIQAELVAMATDLAEFLGAALAIHLLTGLPLFWGAVITAVLTFALLSLQKRGFRPLELAILGFVLAIGVAYLVQVVLARPGPAALGGFVPSFAGPESVYLAVGIIGATVMPHVIYLHSALTQGRIPTRTDEEKLRLARLNRLDVVLAMGFAGLINMSMLAVSAATFYGKGIADAGNLETAYRTLTPLLGPAAAIAFALALLASGLSSSAVGTMSGQVIMQGFVNFRIPLWLRRTITMLPAFAVILAGLDPTSTLVLSQVILSFGVPFALVPLLLFTARRDVMGVLVTRPLVRGLGWLFATVIIGLNGYLLWGAFLGHSAPH; encoded by the coding sequence ATGACCGCCCGTGCCGCCGAGGTGCTGGCGCAGCCCCAGCGCCGCGGGCTCTCGCGCATCGTGCCCTTTCTCGGCCCGGCGGTGATCGCCTCCATCGCCTACATGGACCCCGGCAATTTCGCCACCAATATTCAGGGGGGCGCGCAGTTTGGGTATACCCTGCTGTGGGTCATCCTGACAGCCAATCTGATGGCCATGCTGATCCAGAACCTCAGCGCCAAGCTTGGGATTGCCAGCGGGAAAAACCTGCCGGAGGTCATTCGCGAACGCTGGCCACGTCCACTGGTGTGGCTGTACTGGATTCAGGCCGAACTGGTGGCGATGGCCACCGACCTGGCCGAATTCCTGGGGGCTGCCCTCGCCATTCACCTGCTCACCGGATTGCCGCTCTTTTGGGGAGCCGTCATCACCGCCGTGCTCACCTTTGCGCTGCTGAGCCTGCAAAAGCGGGGCTTCCGGCCCCTGGAGCTCGCCATTCTCGGCTTTGTGCTGGCGATTGGCGTGGCCTATCTGGTGCAGGTTGTGCTTGCCCGTCCCGGCCCCGCCGCCCTGGGCGGCTTTGTGCCCAGCTTCGCGGGACCCGAAAGCGTGTACCTCGCGGTCGGGATCATCGGCGCGACCGTCATGCCCCACGTGATTTACCTGCACTCGGCCCTCACCCAGGGGCGCATTCCTACACGAACCGACGAGGAAAAGCTGCGCCTGGCGCGCCTCAACCGCCTCGACGTGGTGCTTGCCATGGGCTTTGCCGGCCTGATCAACATGAGCATGCTGGCGGTCAGCGCCGCCACCTTCTACGGCAAGGGCATCGCGGACGCCGGAAACCTCGAAACCGCCTACCGCACCCTCACCCCGCTCCTGGGTCCGGCCGCCGCCATCGCCTTTGCCCTCGCGCTGCTCGCCAGCGGCCTGAGCAGCAGCGCCGTGGGCACGATGTCCGGGCAGGTCATCATGCAGGGGTTTGTCAACTTCCGCATTCCGCTGTGGCTGCGCCGGACGATCACCATGCTGCCCGCTTTTGCGGTGATTCTCGCGGGCCTAGACCCCACCTCCACGCTTGTGCTCTCGCAGGTCATCTTGAGTTTTGGTGTCCCCTTTGCCCTCGTTCCCCTTCTGCTGTTCACGGCTCGCCGCGACGTGATGGGCGTGCTTGTCACCCGTCCACTCGTCCGCGGGCTGGGTTGGCTTTTTGCCACGGTCATCATCGGACTCAATGGCTACCTGCTGTGGGGGGCGTTTCTGGGCCACTCGGCGCCACACTGA
- a CDS encoding DUF1844 domain-containing protein, which translates to MPNQEFVGLVNSLQATAEAALGDLNAATSSAARDGLLQEGRARQVAERSLRLLLMLAEKTRGNLDFAEAELLTGAITSLRARLGN; encoded by the coding sequence ATGCCGAATCAGGAATTTGTCGGACTCGTGAACAGCCTGCAAGCCACCGCGGAAGCGGCGCTCGGGGACCTGAATGCGGCGACCTCCAGCGCGGCACGGGACGGCCTTCTCCAGGAGGGGCGGGCGCGGCAGGTGGCCGAACGCAGCCTCAGGCTGCTGCTGATGCTGGCGGAGAAGACCCGCGGCAACCTGGACTTCGCAGAGGCCGAGCTGCTGACGGGCGCCATCACCAGCCTGCGGGCCCGGCTGGGGAACTGA
- a CDS encoding FAD-dependent oxidoreductase has protein sequence MRIVVVGGVAAGMSAASRAKRFDPAVRVTVFERGATISYSACGLPYVIGGKVPGFERLMARTPEQMREQGIDVRLRHEVTDVDAAARTVTVLDREAGRTFTEPYDRLLIATGVSAVCPAWARTRLRGVHVLRDLSDGQAILASLPGASRACIVGGGYIGLELAEALRSRGLHVTLLEQAPEVAGRMLDRPYQRRIRTELERHGVEVRCGTAVEELTSQDGRVTTVQTSGGPVPADVVIVAVGVQPNVELARAAGARLGKTGAIAVDPRQATGVPGVYAAGDNTESTHRVTGQQVHIPLGLTANRMGRVAGVNMAGGDARFPGVVGTGIFKTFDLGAARTGLTQAEADRLGLRAVSVDVDSTDHAGYYPDAAPIHVRLTGEHGSGRLLGAQLIGPPESVKRVDVVAALLHGGGSVQDLFELDLAYAPPFSGVWDVLLVAADRLGRKLDEGEEAASDPHQER, from the coding sequence ATGCGAATCGTGGTGGTAGGCGGGGTGGCGGCGGGAATGAGCGCAGCGAGCCGAGCCAAGCGGTTTGACCCGGCGGTACGGGTGACGGTGTTCGAGCGCGGCGCCACCATCAGCTACAGCGCCTGCGGTCTCCCCTACGTGATCGGCGGCAAGGTGCCGGGCTTCGAGCGCCTGATGGCCCGCACGCCCGAGCAGATGCGCGAGCAGGGCATCGACGTGCGCCTGCGCCACGAGGTGACGGACGTAGATGCCGCCGCCCGCACCGTCACGGTGCTCGACCGGGAGGCGGGCCGCACCTTCACCGAGCCCTATGACCGCCTCCTGATCGCCACCGGGGTCAGCGCCGTATGCCCCGCTTGGGCCAGGACGAGGCTGCGAGGCGTCCACGTCCTGCGCGACCTCTCCGATGGGCAAGCGATCCTGGCCAGCCTCCCAGGAGCCAGCCGCGCCTGTATCGTGGGGGGCGGCTACATCGGGCTGGAGTTGGCGGAGGCGCTGCGCTCGCGCGGCCTGCACGTCACCCTGCTGGAACAGGCGCCGGAGGTGGCGGGCCGGATGCTGGACCGGCCCTACCAGAGGCGGATTCGGACCGAACTCGAACGGCACGGGGTGGAGGTCCGCTGCGGGACGGCGGTGGAGGAGCTGACCAGCCAGGACGGACGCGTGACCACGGTGCAGACGAGCGGCGGCCCCGTGCCCGCCGATGTGGTGATCGTGGCGGTGGGGGTACAGCCCAATGTTGAGCTGGCGAGGGCCGCCGGGGCGCGGCTTGGGAAGACGGGCGCGATCGCCGTGGACCCGCGTCAGGCCACTGGGGTGCCGGGCGTGTACGCGGCGGGTGACAACACCGAAAGCACGCACCGCGTGACCGGGCAGCAGGTCCACATCCCCCTGGGCCTCACCGCCAACCGCATGGGCCGGGTGGCGGGCGTGAACATGGCGGGCGGAGACGCGCGTTTTCCCGGCGTCGTCGGCACCGGCATCTTCAAGACGTTCGACCTGGGCGCGGCCCGCACCGGCCTCACCCAGGCGGAGGCGGACAGGCTGGGGCTGCGGGCCGTCAGCGTGGACGTAGACAGCACCGATCACGCCGGATACTACCCGGACGCCGCCCCCATTCACGTGCGGCTGACCGGCGAGCACGGGAGCGGGCGACTGCTGGGGGCGCAGCTGATCGGCCCGCCGGAGAGTGTCAAGCGGGTGGACGTGGTGGCTGCCCTGCTGCACGGGGGCGGCAGCGTCCAAGACCTCTTCGAACTCGACCTGGCCTATGCCCCGCCCTTTTCGGGGGTGTGGGACGTGCTGCTGGTGGCGGCGGACCGGCTGGGGCGCAAGCTGGACGAGGGGGAAGAGGCCGCTTCAGACCCGCACCAGGAACGCTGA
- a CDS encoding WD40 repeat domain-containing protein — MKSTRIAPLHGWWSCFAGRVAPRLALFLLAVTALVLLSLVEAAPGETRVPPDPLVLVGVAPGAVAGLTGTPLNGVAAVRGRYSAHVRLLDAVTGESRGAVFLPPEVQLSIPPALSRDGRWLAVVLTPDPLTRAGRVGILSTLPASPPGFQKILSAGGLTGTLNLAFSPDGTRLAAGNRQGYAQLWDWQAGRRVATVASQGGFEPTRLEFSPDGRLFAPIFRGQTRTRIFDAQTGELRTTLNGVGYGSFTPDSRGFLASRGRLINLADGKEAPTPLYLVGTSGVIGFSADGTRVLVRRTGVDVQGREWLELREVASGRTLGALTRVWDGWPEALSPDGTTLIGGDGEGGIRLLPLAPR; from the coding sequence GTGAAGTCAACCCGGATCGCGCCCCTTCACGGGTGGTGGAGCTGTTTCGCAGGCCGCGTCGCCCCGCGCCTGGCGCTGTTCCTGCTGGCCGTGACGGCCCTTGTTCTTCTCTCTCTGGTCGAAGCTGCCCCGGGCGAGACGCGGGTGCCGCCCGATCCCCTGGTTCTTGTCGGGGTCGCGCCGGGAGCCGTCGCCGGTCTGACCGGCACGCCGCTCAATGGGGTGGCGGCGGTGCGGGGCCGCTACAGCGCACATGTGCGGCTGCTGGACGCCGTCACGGGCGAGAGCCGCGGCGCGGTCTTTTTGCCCCCCGAAGTGCAGCTCAGCATTCCCCCGGCCCTCAGCCGCGACGGGCGCTGGCTGGCGGTGGTGCTCACCCCGGATCCCCTGACCCGCGCGGGCCGCGTGGGCATCCTGAGCACCCTGCCCGCTTCGCCCCCCGGCTTTCAGAAGATCCTGAGCGCGGGCGGGCTGACGGGCACCCTCAACCTGGCCTTTAGTCCCGATGGAACGCGGCTTGCAGCGGGCAACCGGCAGGGGTACGCCCAGCTCTGGGACTGGCAGGCGGGGCGGCGCGTGGCCACCGTGGCCAGCCAGGGGGGCTTCGAGCCCACCCGCCTGGAGTTCAGCCCGGATGGCCGCCTGTTCGCGCCCATCTTTCGCGGCCAGACGCGCACCCGGATTTTTGACGCGCAGACCGGCGAACTGCGAACCACGCTCAACGGGGTGGGCTACGGCAGCTTCACGCCCGACAGCCGTGGCTTTCTCGCCTCGCGTGGTCGCCTGATCAACCTTGCGGACGGCAAGGAGGCGCCCACGCCCCTCTACCTGGTCGGCACCAGCGGGGTCATTGGCTTTAGTGCCGACGGCACCCGCGTGCTGGTGCGCCGCACCGGGGTCGACGTGCAGGGCCGCGAGTGGCTGGAACTGCGCGAGGTGGCTTCGGGGCGCACCCTGGGCGCTCTCACTCGCGTCTGGGACGGCTGGCCCGAAGCCCTCAGCCCGGACGGCACCACCTTGATCGGCGGCGACGGCGAGGGCGGCATCCGGCTGTTGCCCCTGGCGCCGCGCTGA